In one window of Clavelina lepadiformis chromosome 4, kaClaLepa1.1, whole genome shotgun sequence DNA:
- the LOC143452908 gene encoding stearoyl-CoA desaturase 5-like isoform X2 produces MKQSEIIWFNLIKFSVMHLIAFWGVLLAFKCYPQTLFWNFIYGSIGHLGITAGAHRLWSHRSYKAKLPLRVFLAVCNCIALQNSIFDWARDHRTHHKYSETNADPHNAKRGFLFSHVGWIFCRKHPDVVEKGKGIDVSDLLNDPVVVFQRKYYHGLCTFACFAVPTLVPTYFWKERILVSFCINMLRYVAFLNVTFLVNSAAHMWGYRPYDANINPAENLPVAILTLDYRTSELGIRFNISTAFIDVMAFFQVAYDLTTVSKATVLARRKRTGALKDF; encoded by the exons aTGAAGCAAAGTGAAATAATATGGTTTAACCTCATAAAATTTTCTGTCATGCATCTCATTGCTTTCTGGGGCGTCCTTCTTGCCTTCAAGTGTTATCCTCAAACGCTTTTTTGGA ATTTCATATACGGCAGCATTGGACATTTGGGCATAACAGCTGGTGCACACAGACTTTGGTCACATCGATCTTACAAAGCAAAACTTCCTTTACGTGTTTTTCTTGCCGTCTGCAATTGCATTGCTTTACAA AATTCCATCTTTGACTGGGCGCGTGACCATCGAACTCACCACAAATATTCAGAAACAAACGCTGATCCACACAACGCAAAACGAGGTTTCCTTTTCAGTCACGTAGGCTGGATTTTCTGTCGAAAACATCCTGATGTTGTTGAGAAAGGAAAGGGCATTGATGTTAGCGATTTACTTAATGACCCCGTTGTTGTGTTCCAAAGAAA GTATTACCATGGGCTCTGTACGTTTGCATGCTTTGCTGTTCCAACCCTGGTGCCTACTTATTTCTGGAAAGAAAGgattttagtttcattttgcATAAACATGCTTCGGTATGTCGCCTTTCTTAACGTGACATTTTTGGTGAACAGTGCTGCACATATGTGGGGATACAGGCCGTATGATGCAAACATCAATCCAGCTGAAAATCTTCCAGTTGCCATACTCACCTTAG ATTATAGAACCAGCGAGTTGGGGATCCGGTTCAACATATCAACAGCTTTTATAGATGTCATGGCTTTTTTCCAAGTGGCTTACGATTTAACTACTGTGTCCAAGGCAACAGTGTTGGCAAGAAGAAAACGAACCGGGGCTTTGAAAGACTTTTAG
- the LOC143452908 gene encoding stearoyl-CoA desaturase 5-like isoform X1, producing the protein MKQSEIIWFNLIKFSVMHLIAFWGVLLAFKCYPQTLFWNFIYGSIGHLGITAGAHRLWSHRSYKAKLPLRVFLAVCNCIALQNSIFDWARDHRTHHKYSETNADPHNAKRGFLFSHVGWIFCRKHPDVVEKGKGIDVSDLLNDPVVVFQRKYYHGLCTFACFAVPTLVPTYFWKERILVSFCINMLRYVAFLNVTFLVNSAAHMWGYRPYDANINPAENLPVAILTLGEGFHNYHHVFPQDYRTSELGIRFNISTAFIDVMAFFQVAYDLTTVSKATVLARRKRTGALKDF; encoded by the exons aTGAAGCAAAGTGAAATAATATGGTTTAACCTCATAAAATTTTCTGTCATGCATCTCATTGCTTTCTGGGGCGTCCTTCTTGCCTTCAAGTGTTATCCTCAAACGCTTTTTTGGA ATTTCATATACGGCAGCATTGGACATTTGGGCATAACAGCTGGTGCACACAGACTTTGGTCACATCGATCTTACAAAGCAAAACTTCCTTTACGTGTTTTTCTTGCCGTCTGCAATTGCATTGCTTTACAA AATTCCATCTTTGACTGGGCGCGTGACCATCGAACTCACCACAAATATTCAGAAACAAACGCTGATCCACACAACGCAAAACGAGGTTTCCTTTTCAGTCACGTAGGCTGGATTTTCTGTCGAAAACATCCTGATGTTGTTGAGAAAGGAAAGGGCATTGATGTTAGCGATTTACTTAATGACCCCGTTGTTGTGTTCCAAAGAAA GTATTACCATGGGCTCTGTACGTTTGCATGCTTTGCTGTTCCAACCCTGGTGCCTACTTATTTCTGGAAAGAAAGgattttagtttcattttgcATAAACATGCTTCGGTATGTCGCCTTTCTTAACGTGACATTTTTGGTGAACAGTGCTGCACATATGTGGGGATACAGGCCGTATGATGCAAACATCAATCCAGCTGAAAATCTTCCAGTTGCCATACTCACCTTAG GAGAAGGGTTCCACAATTACCATCATGTTTTCCCACAAGATTATAGAACCAGCGAGTTGGGGATCCGGTTCAACATATCAACAGCTTTTATAGATGTCATGGCTTTTTTCCAAGTGGCTTACGATTTAACTACTGTGTCCAAGGCAACAGTGTTGGCAAGAAGAAAACGAACCGGGGCTTTGAAAGACTTTTAG
- the LOC143452299 gene encoding uncharacterized protein LOC143452299: MKGLDGLHCENGNADNNRKRHSNLQLRFAFGSCAVVFQGRNDVAVWVLSMIFVLAWLGAMWGWGLSKSWGLKSGYHNMKMNQSLDRFLPEPFDCNETSIEGRFGEDCVSLWYFWKLPPDKTTVLSHAMVWLLYSLHQIFVWGLLYRAQLLKSQYSKSVSAKKYSCQLLWFNWALLLVNGLFHVLHLIQTHWTYDALAQDVAMSSSQGSVIMMLCFILLIEYRERGVVLMWPNPGSDDRFAKYLRLNPEPIHLIRKYHGYAFSWACIYTFWYHPMENTWGHTLGFFHTAMVLLQGSLIFTEIHLNKYWRLLIEVWVLVHGTFVAVQTESFDLQIWPVFAFGFGFMLVFTQIFGLPFWKKISPYFRLIPVILFFVIVLALSGTLIIDNKAGKSGLGRMYEMLFIPAVEYATFFVAWLCLYIFIRIEAFFKGKRYFDCGQAKTSAMVPCLFLVVYAIVIFASHLSRNVAQDLTKLIVIFVLACTFVVCITIMLLKQLLGPSRSVLESPM; encoded by the exons ATGAAAGGATTAGACGGACTGCACTGCGAAAACGGCAACGCTGACAACAACCGAAAACGTCACTCTAATTTGCAACTGAGATTTGCATTTGGAAGTTGTGCTGTAGTTTTTCAAGGCAGAAATGATGTTGCAGTATGGGTGCTTTCTATGATTTTTGTCTTGGCGTGGCTAGGAGCTATGTGGGGCTGGG GCTTGTCCAAAAGTTGGGGATTGAAATCGGGCTATCACAATATGAAAATGAATCAAAGTCTGGACAGGTTTCTCCCAGAGCCGTTCGACTGCAATGAAACATCTATTGAGG GAAGATTTGGCGAAGACTGTGTTTCTCTTTGGTACTTTTGGAAACTTCCTCCCGATAAAACCACTGTACTTTCCCATGCCATGGTCTGGTTACTTTACAGTTTGCATCAAATCTTTGTTTGGGGATTGCTTTACCGAGCACAATTATTGAAATCTCAATATTCCAAATCTGTGTCCGCGAAAAAATACAG TTGTCAACTTCTTTGGTTTAATTGGGCTCTTCTTCTGGTAAATGGACTTTTTCATGTCTTGCATTTGATACAGACACACTGGACTTACGACGCTTTGGCTCAAGATGTTGCAATGTCATCTTCACAG GGATCTGTGATAATGAtgctttgtttcattttgctcATCGAATATCGAGAGCGGGGAGTGGTACTAATGTGGCCTAATCCTGGATCAGATGACagatttgcaaaatatttacgaCTTAATCCTGAACCTATTCATCTTATCCGAAA GTATCACGGATACGCTTTTTCTTGGGCATGCATATACACGTTCTGGTATCACCCGATGGAGAACACCTGGGGTCATACGCTAGGATTTTTTCATACTGCGATGGTTCTCCTGCAAGGAAGTCTGATTTTTACCGAGATTCATTTGAACAA GTACTGGAGATTATTAATTGAAGTTTGGGTGCTCGTTCACGGCACTTTTGTCGCTGTACAAACTGAATCGTTTGACCTGCAAATCTGGCCAGTGTTTGCTTTTGGGTTTGGCTTCATGCTGGTTTTCACGCAG ATATTCGGCTTGCCGTTTTGGAAGAAAATTTCTCCATACTTTCGCCTTATTCCCGTcatacttttctttgttattgtcTTAGCTCTTTCTGGTACGTTGATCATCGACAACAAAGCGGGGAAAAGTGGACTTGGGCGAATGTATGAAATGCTTTTCATTCCTGCTGTGGAGTAcgcaacattttttgttgcttggctttgtctttatatatttattagaATAGAAGCCTTCTTCAAAGGCAAACGATATTTTGATTGCGGTCAGGCTAAAACTTCAGCAATGGTTCCTTGCTTATTTCTTGTTGTTTATGCTATCGTCATTTTTGCTTCTCATTTGAGCAGAAACGTCGCACAAGACCTTACTAAGCTAATAGTTATTTTTGTGCTTGCTTGTACATTTGTGGTTTGCATTACTATTATGTTACTTAAACAGCTTTTGGGTCCATCTCGTTCAGTTTTGGAATCACCCATGTAA
- the LOC143451452 gene encoding uncharacterized protein LOC143451452, whose translation MINDRPRISSKWSTFAPSFVIIFLVGTTFALLYSMDYILVSTDLFITYDEYLVRTLACADKYVEDVTSLQSYINISSTTNLTYSEGYCRAWEMYLHCCWEVRSAFNGTSLNQMHEDTGMCENMSKATWTSFF comes from the exons ATGATTAATGATCGACCACGCATTTCCTCAAAATGGTCTACATTTGCTCCTTCCTTCGTGATTATATTTCTTGTTGGTACAACCTTTGCGCTGTTATACA GTATGGATTATATTTTGGTATCAACTGATTTGTTCATAACTTACGACGAATATCTTGTAAGGACGCTAGCATGCGCAGACAAATATGTGGAAGACGTTACCTCTCTCCAGTCATATATCAACATAAGCTCCACAACGAACTTAACTTATTCCGAAGGATATTGTag AGCTTGGGAAATGTACTTACACTGTTGCTGGGAAGTGAGAAGTGCTTTTAATGGAACTTCTCTTAACCAAATGCACGAAGACACCGGCATGTGTGAAAACATGTCAAAAGCAACCTGGACGTCTTTTTTTTGA
- the LOC143452056 gene encoding uncharacterized protein LOC143452056 isoform X1: MLVAPEDSGSCAIVEFRRFPSFSMICRSCPSSHDQVIKICCYSSQSRSHSVHAAMKLGWAGCYAKTHVVTTVKTKRCVNYTHNFLASSWSANCRYASVKSILESNVGNG, encoded by the exons ATGCTTGTAGCTCCTGAAGATTCTGGGTCTTGTGCAATTGTTGAATTTCGTCGTTTCCCGTCCTTTTCGATGATATGCCGGAG CTGTCCCTCCAGTCACGATCAAGTTATCAAGATATGCTGCTACTCCAGTCAGTCCCGTAGTCATAGTGTCCATGCAGCAATGAAACTGGGCTGGGCTGGATGCTACGCCAAAACACATGTGGTTACAACGGTAAAGACCAAAAGGTGTGTTAATTATACGCATAACTTTCTTGCGTCGTCCTGGAGTGCCAACTGCAGATATGCGTCTGTTAAATCGATTTTGGAGTCCAATGTTGGTAACGGGTAG
- the LOC143452056 gene encoding uncharacterized protein LOC143452056 isoform X2, producing the protein MLVAPEDSGSCAIVEFRRFPSFSMICRSCPSSHDQVIKICCYSSQSRSHSVHAAMKLGWAGCYAKTHVVTTVKTKRFWFS; encoded by the exons ATGCTTGTAGCTCCTGAAGATTCTGGGTCTTGTGCAATTGTTGAATTTCGTCGTTTCCCGTCCTTTTCGATGATATGCCGGAG CTGTCCCTCCAGTCACGATCAAGTTATCAAGATATGCTGCTACTCCAGTCAGTCCCGTAGTCATAGTGTCCATGCAGCAATGAAACTGGGCTGGGCTGGATGCTACGCCAAAACACATGTGGTTACAACGGTAAAGACCAAAAG GTTTTGGTTTTCGTGA